In the Setaria italica strain Yugu1 chromosome VI, Setaria_italica_v2.0, whole genome shotgun sequence genome, one interval contains:
- the LOC101757476 gene encoding AT-hook motif nuclear-localized protein 23 encodes MAGLDLGTSSYLNHHQHLHLHHDDGGAAGSDDGQDSLSPGSGGGGPPSTAGGAGIGGGEVVARRPRGRPPGSKNKPKPPVIITRESANALRAHILEVAAGCDVFEALTAYARRRQRGVCVLSAAGTVANVTLRQPQSSQTGPASPAVATLHGRFEILSLAGSFLPPPAPPGATSLAAFLAGGQGQVVGGSVAGALIAAGPVVVVAASFSNVAYERLPLEEGEEVPPPAPPGSDQPGVPFGGDPAAAAAAGGLPFFNLPMGMPPMPMDGNGGWPGAPGGGVGRPPFS; translated from the coding sequence ATGGCAGGCCTGGATTTGGGCACCAGCTCCTACCTTaaccaccaccagcacctccacctccaccatgatgacggcggcgcggcgggctccGACGACGGCCAGGACTCGCTGTCGCCGGGATCGGGGGGTGGGGGTCCGCCGAGCACGGCCGGGGGCGCCGGCATCGGGGGCGGGGAGGtcgtcgcgcgccgcccgcgcggCCGCCCGCCGGGGTCCAAGAACAAGCCCAAGCCGCCCGTGATCATCACCAGGGAGAGCGCCAACGCGCTCCGGGCGCACATCCTCGAGGTCGCCGCCGGCTGCGACGTCTTCGAGGCGCTCACCGCCTACGcacgccgccggcagcgcggcGTCTGCGTGCTCTCGGCGGCCGGGACCGTTGCCAACGTCACGCTGCGCCAGCCGCAGTCGTCCCAGACCGggccggcctcgccggcggtcgCCACGCTCCACGGCAGGTTCGAGATACTCTCCCTCGCGGGATCCTTCctcccgccgccagcgccgccgggcGCCACCAGCCTAGCGGCGTTCCTGGCAGGGGGGCAGGGGCAGGTCGTCGGCGGCAGCGTGGCCGGCGCGCTCATCGCCGCGGGGCCTGTGGTCGTCGTGGCGGCGTCGTTCAGCAACGTCGCCTACGAGAGGCTGCCGCTCGAGGAAGGTGAAGAGGTGCCCCCTCCGGCACCGCCGGGGAGCGACCAGCCCGGCGTGCCGTTCGGCGGtgaccccgcggcggcggcggcagccggcgggcTTCCGTTCTTCAACCTGCCGATGGGGATGCCGCCAATGCCGATGGATGGGAACGGCGGATGGCCTGGCGCCCCGGGCGGCGGTGTCGGTAGGCCGCCGTTCTCTTGA
- the LOC101758157 gene encoding protein LSD1: MPVPLAPYPTPPVPFTPPNGAQSQLVCTGCRNLLMYPAGATSVCCAVCSTVTAVPAPGTEMAQLVCGGCHTLLMYIRGATSVQCSCCHTVNLAMEANQVAHVNCGNCRMLLMYQYGARSVKCAVCNFVTSVGASPGAEQKPSS; this comes from the exons ATGCCGGTTCCCCTTGCACCGTACCCAACTCCTCCGGTGCCGTTCACGCCGCCCAATG GGGCTCAAAGCCAGCTTGTCTGCACCGGCTGCCGGAATCTTCTCATGTATCCAGCTGGTGCGACGTCCGTCTGCTGTGCAGTTTGCAGCACCGTCACCGCCGTGCCGGCTCCGG GAACTGAGATGGCACAGTTAGTTTGCGGAGGGTGCCACACTCTCCTGATGTACATACGTGGCGCGACAAGTGTACAATGTTCTTGCTGCCACACTGTTAACCTGGCTATGGAAG CGAATCAAGTTGCACATGTAAACTGCGGGAACTGCCGTATGCTGCTTATGTACCAGTATGGAGCTAGGTCTGTGAAATGCGCAGTCTGCAATTTTGTGACATCAGTTGGG GCATCACCTGGTGCAGAGCAGAAGCCCAGCAGCTGA